The Chaetodon auriga isolate fChaAug3 chromosome 2, fChaAug3.hap1, whole genome shotgun sequence genome segment TTCAATATAACTGAATTCACACACTTCTGACAATGTCAGCAAAAAGTGAACATTATAAACTTCATAAAAATACCACGTATGCAGAGCAGTTGTATGAAATTGTAATTGTACAGGTGTACCTTATAAAGTGGCCCCAAGTGTATAAGGCCATCTAAAAATCCCCAGCACTAATTCCACGGCTCAGCAATATGTCATTACTTGTCTTACTGTAGCCGAATGGGACAAAAAAATATTGCCTGAAGAGGTGATGCCACATTGCTGAGCTCATCTGTTAAAGTTCAAGTAAAAACAAtgacacccccaccccccgaaGAACTCCCCTCTAACCTTAAAAATAGCTGTAAATAATCAAGAAGGGATAATTCACTCTGACAAGCcatcaaaagcagcaaaaagacagGTACTACCCCATGTCATGTCTGAGAAGGCCACACACTGAAAGTGTTGGAACTTCCGTCTTCGTCCTTCAGAACAGACTTCAGTCAGGGTTCAAACGGAGACCTCGACCAGCAGAGCCCAAGGTCCCTAGATATGTGAATCGAattagatgtttttttatttgacaaacTGACTCAAGTAATATCAACTAAGCATCTATTCAAATGAACTTTATTAGAGAACTCCCttcatttgacatgtttttaaaacaccTCACAAACAACAAGAGCTACTGGGAACCATTGGACACACCACTCCACGTTCTCACACTATCACTCGCGTCCCCCAGAGTCTTCAGCAGGTGTCATCCACATCAAGTACACACTTACAGATCAGTTCAATAACATGAAAGCACACACCATACAGCATTCAAATCAGATAATATAAGTAATACAAATATTCAACACAACATTCCACTACATTTGATATTTCCACACTTCCACATACTTAAGAGTAAGGAAAAACTtgcaaagataaaaaaaaaaaatcttgaagTACTAATTAATGAATGTCCATGTTAGGGGAGGCGCTCGTAGCATCTGCAGcttccactcacacactcaaaaagCAGTCAAATTGGGCTCTTTCACCGCACAACCAGTCCGTTTCACGCGTCTCTCCGTTCGCTCACTCATCGCTTCACTCTTCGCCACAAGCCATCCGCAATCGCACTCATCAGTTCTTAAAATGTCAGTTGCGCAGTTCTTTCCATTTAAAAGTGGATAAAAGTGAAAACACCCACCGTCTCTTAGAACATGCGGAGTGAAGCCGTTCTTTGATGGCATAGCATTTACAGGTGGGAAGAGGGAGAATGATACCGATATCACCCCAAGAATGCTGCCAAAGAGGAGCTTCTTCACAGGAAAATGGAAGAGAGGTGAACTGCAGAAGAGATTTCAATGAAGGCTTTTCCACAGAACTTGACTGCAAATAAAGTTGCACTTAAAACATTTACGTTTCAACCAGATTCTTCCCAATGCAAGATTGCCTTTTAAATCGATGACAATGCCAGATAATGATGAACCACAAACATTCATGCATTTTCAAAATGGTTATATCACATTTCACAATACATGCATTAGAGAATCCAGTTGAAATGGatacaaacaaatgagacaTCAAAAATAGCACTTTAGTCGGACATCCTGATAAACAATTCACTTCAACACTTTCTAAATTAAATCTTTAGCATTTTTTCCAAATGTACAAAACATCTTCCACAAAAGTGTTAAGTTGTCAGATACGCATCAACACCAGAAATAAATTTTGAAAAGACTCATCTTTGTCACAATACTTACCATACAAACATTTAACTTACATACCCCACCCAGATGACTTTGACTCCATACTGGACCCAAAACCTGAGTTAAACCCACTACCACTGGTTGTAGAGTTTGAACCTGTACCCCAGCCAAGACTGGCTGAGCTGGTGCCGTAGTTGCTGTTGCCTGCACTGAAAGACTGACTCTGGTCCCTACTAGAGCTTGTTCCACTGGAGGTGCTACCTGAGGTGGACGTCTGCTGCTGGCTAGCCAGCATACCCATCATCCCCCAACTACTCTGCAGAGCAGCCTGTGCAGCTGCCATCATAGCAGGATTCAGACTGAAAGAACCAAAATTGGCCAGACTACTGTTAGTGCTGCTCCCTAACCCACTACGGCTGCTACCAAATGCTTGAGCTCCAAATCCATTTCCAAACCGTGTTGTACGATCAAACTGCCTATTTCCATGTTTGGGCTCAGCATTTGAGATGTGAACACTGACACCTTTGATAATTAGGTCCTCTCCACAGAGAGACTGGGCAAcctgtgaggaggaaaaaaaagacatgaatcaGGTCATCTGGGCAGTGGTACCACTACGACATGAAGCactatatacacacatttaacattGTACCTGATCATCTGCAAATGtgacaaaagcaaaagcacGGAATGGCTTGGGGATGAAGACATCTGTGACTTCCCCATACTGCATAAAGAACTGCCGTAGGTCATCTGTGGTCATGTCTTCTGTGCAACGGCCTACAAACACTTTCCGGCTCCGCAATGGCTCATCTGGACCTTGCTGTTAAGGAACGGCGGGAAAAAATAGGAAATACTACATGTAATAAACTGTTAACCAAGATGTGTacccaattttttttttcccataatgTGTGGGTATGCGCATGGACATTACCATATTCACCTTCGAGTTAGGAAGCTTGCAGTCACACCATCGGCCATCAATCATATGTCGCTGGGAGATCACTTTTTCTTGAGCCTCATACTCTGTGAACCTCACAAAGCCAAATCCTTTAGAATTTCCAGTCTTGGCATCTCGTTTTAcctgagacaaaaaaaaaaaaaaacatccagcaaTGAAGATCAGCATGTTGCCACATACAAAACAAAGCGATGTGCATTTTATTAATATTAGCAAACTTATACCTGGACCATGATGACTTCTCCAAATGTGCTGAAGTAATCTTTGAGGTCCTGCTCAGTTGTTTTCCAGGGAAGACCCAGAACGATCAGGTCAGATGTCTTCATATcccctctcttcattttcacCGCAGAGGACGCATCaatttcctccattttccttttgttgtcTAAAATGTGatcaacacagagagaaattaaTTGTATATTAACCTGACAGACAGCAATGAGATGAACTTTCCATGCAATTGCTACTCTGACTTGTGCATAATTTTCAAGACCAAAGCATAACTATTCACTTGTCAACGAGCAAACTACACAACCAATACTGTCaattaatatttttacttttttgaaaCAAATATTGGTCAGTGGACTTTTTGAAATTGTTGCACAGTTCttattgttatttgtttgtctttcatgtcATTGAATTGCAATGATTTTGCAGCTGCAACATCCTACAGTTGACAGCTGCACATAGTTTTTAGGCCCGCCTAGTGTAGAGTGACACAGTTTAATACAGCATCCCTAAAAGGAATCCTGTTTCTACTGTTTTTATTATAACTGCTTCACAGAGGTATTACTTCAACTCCATGGTCATTTCAGGAGCTGTAGCTGGATGTCCTGTTAAGTTGTATGGCATTGCGCAGGTATTTGCTAATACTGAATTGAATACAAACATCTCTCAGTATAGTTTAAAAGTTTCAGCAAATCATATAACCTCGAAGAAGACAGCATTTAAACCAAGGCTAACAGCTTGGCAAGATGTCACTAACTTTGCCAATACTTTGAATATAAACATACAAAACGTTAATCTTGCTCAGTCTGTGTTGTGAATGGATTTAGCGCCACAAAGCGCACTTTTGAGGGCGTGGACATACATCCCGTCATTCTCATCTATTTTCAGTGAGCTGAATCTATATCATGAATTATAAATAACGTTACATCTTGCCATCTGTTCGGATAAGGTGTTACATAAAGACAAGTGAATGCAAAGTGCTCGTATCTACCTTTTGGATAATTCACCACAAACACGACATTCCCCCATCCGTTTTCTGGCGCGTGCAGGACCCCTTCCACAAGACGCACTCCACGCATGCACTGAGACACGGGGCTCCTGAATCGTAGGCCACACGCCCCTGGAAACTGAGCTGCCACAGTTGAAAGCAAAACGGTGCCGTCATCCTCAGACGGGATCTCCATGGGTTCCtcgttttcctcctctgccactCGGATATACACTTCGGCCATTTTCCccaaaaataaaacttcaaGCTTTAATCAAAACAATGCTaaagttagcagttagctcgcTTGTTGCCTACAATTGCGGTTAACCTTAGCCGATGTTGCTAACAGGACTGAATGAGTCAGGCTAATCAGTTAGTTATGTTTGAGGGAAACGCGTCTCAAGTGAAAATACTATAACAAAAATGGAGTTAGGGTGGATTTAACTTTAAATCATGTCATGAAAATACTTCGCTAGGCGGGCGCTAACGAGCGAGCATCGACCTTACTGTTCCTTTGTTCGTTGGGACGGGGAGCCGTGTCGTCAACACTGGACGACGACCGTTCAACTGTGCCGCTTAATGAAAACTGCGTACGGTCCCCCGCGAACTAATCCGACAAAAAGACTTCCTCAAAATGGCTCGCGCAGGTCAATGAAGTTACGCAACTTCAACAAAACGCTTGTCTCGTCCCAAATTCAAAGTTAGAAATATAACGTAAGATATTTGTCCACGAGGCGAACGATGAAACCACAAAGTATGGCCTACCAAAATGGCATTATCTCAGCGAAAAAGGAACTACGTCATTAGAAAGGACGGTTTCATTTTCATGGGGTGATTACTTTTGGAGTGTGTAGTTGATAAAGGCCGTAATTTGATAATTCGTAAGTATACatttgtaaaaatatatatatacatctCCAATGACgtcatatatttgttttttctacAGAATGCAATACAACTCAATGAATTGTATTGTTggtaataaatgtaattttgttCACCCCTCCTCTGTAAGGGAGTATCTGAGGCCAGGAACATCCGCTACGGCCGTTTCCGTTAGCTAGATGTTGCGTTAGTTGGCAGAGGTGGGAAGATGGCGGTTCGTGTCGGTCTCCTCATGGGCTTTATTAACTCTGAAAATATACACTTACACTCGATGAAGCGAAATTTCCGTTTCATTTTTTTTGATTAGAAGGATTTAACTGAAAACGTTCCGATTTCTGTCATACCATCAGAGAGTGGCTTGTCTGATAAGCGCTGTATCACAGCGTTTCAGTTAGCAGCAGCGCGATTGTCCGGCGCATGTAAATAAACATTAGTTGTTGAATCAGCCTCTCTGGGGTTCGTTCGGTCTAAAAATAAGGCATTTCGATGCGTAACAATAACTGAAAAATACTGTCAGGTAAACACTGACATAGCGTGCTCTAATgccataaaacaacattaattgtgtgtgtgtataagttTAAATATGCAAACACACCCCTTCATATATAATATAGTACAATACAGTTAGTATAAAATAGCCAATCGACATAAGTGTTATTTTTGATTTAAAGATATGAACAAATATCTGCAGTATTTCACAGTGCTGGTTTGTCTGAAGATAGACTATAGATACCTTGACGTAAAACTATATGGTAGAAGAGTAACACTGGCGGACTGCAgttcatcaacacacacaactgtAGCTACTGTAGTCCGGTGTTTTAAACATTTCGTAGATTTTCTTCTGGATAGACCAAAACAAAAGGGAATGAGCTGAGCATGAATACTTTATCGTCTTAAAAACAAACGAAGCCCAAAAACAATCATTCAGTCTGAAATAAGTAAAGCTAAACTGCATACTTACACTGTTTTTTACTTATAAATTTGGTCTGAAAACTACTCATTTACTGATCCCAAAGCAGAGAAATATTAAATCTAAATCAGCTTTTAGATTCAACTCGACAAAAAGAGATCTCAAACAgctttttattacatttttcaatCAATAACAGTACAATTTAGTACAGTATCTATCTTGCATCCAGCTCACCGTGtaacaccaacagactgaaatgaaatacaaaaagtGAAAAGGTACATAAGGGTGCAGAGCTCTATAATATTaatggaaagagaaaagggaatcCATCTCAGTTGAATTGCATTTTCACTTGTGGCCACACACGAATACATCACATTTATTGTACATCATcgcagaaaaaagaaaagtgaaaatatgtcTCAACTTTAACAAAAGTGCTTCTGTATACAGTGAAATGTTGTCATTCAGATGCTCCGATTTTCAATTTaagaccaagaaaaaaaaatgtacaaaagttTTAGTATGGACAGTATGTGAGGACGTTTTTGTTCCATTGAATGTGAAGATtcgaaggagagaaaaggactCGTCAAGGATAGAATTCTCACAATGATTGTTATAATTATTACAAAAATTGGCATCAATAGAACTGGTAAGCATAATTTACACTAAGTATGCAATCAATATTAAGTCTTTCTCCATTCTTGCTCACTCTGGTGCATAGCGTTACCAGTATTAGTACATGATGTATGCAGAGTTGGAGCCAAAAAAAATTGGCTTCTATTAAGATCAATCAATAGGTTACTCTCCtttgagaaacacaaaaaaaaacaaaaacaaaaaaaacctagGATTTTGCACCATTGAAAGCAAGTCTACAGCATGCACATCTAAATTAACTCATGGCAGACAAAATTAAATGTCTTAACTTAAAACATCAGACCATTATTTTCAGACATTGATTTGTACATTTCATTCACAGAGTTGCAACTGCAGTCCCAAGCAAAGGAAGTGTCTATTTAGTCAGGTGAGGTGTTTTACTCAAAGTGGATACTAAACACAATCCCCCATCCATATAATAAAATCCAGCCA includes the following:
- the tardbpb gene encoding TAR DNA-binding protein 43 isoform X2 → MAEVYIRVAEEENEEPMEIPSEDDGTVLLSTVAAQFPGACGLRFRSPVSQCMRGVRLVEGVLHAPENGWGNVVFVVNYPKDNKRKMEEIDASSAVKMKRGDMKTSDLIVLGLPWKTTEQDLKDYFSTFGEVIMVQVKRDAKTGNSKGFGFVRFTEYEAQEKVISQRHMIDGRWCDCKLPNSKQGPDEPLRSRKVFVGRCTEDMTTDDLRQFFMQYGEVTDVFIPKPFRAFAFVTFADDQVAQSLCGEDLIIKGVSVHISNAEPKHGNRQFDRTTRFGNGFGAQAFGSSRSGLGSSTNSSLANFGSFSLNPAMMAAAQAALQSSWGMMGMLASQQQTSTSGSTSSGTSSSRDQSQSFSAGNSNYGTSSASLGWGTGSNSTTSGSGFNSGFGSSMESKSSGWGM
- the tardbpb gene encoding TAR DNA-binding protein 43 isoform X1; the protein is MAEVYIRVAEEENEEPMEIPSEDDGTVLLSTVAAQFPGACGLRFRSPVSQCMRGVRLVEGVLHAPENGWGNVVFVVNYPKDNKRKMEEIDASSAVKMKRGDMKTSDLIVLGLPWKTTEQDLKDYFSTFGEVIMVQVKRDAKTGNSKGFGFVRFTEYEAQEKVISQRHMIDGRWCDCKLPNSKVNMQGPDEPLRSRKVFVGRCTEDMTTDDLRQFFMQYGEVTDVFIPKPFRAFAFVTFADDQVAQSLCGEDLIIKGVSVHISNAEPKHGNRQFDRTTRFGNGFGAQAFGSSRSGLGSSTNSSLANFGSFSLNPAMMAAAQAALQSSWGMMGMLASQQQTSTSGSTSSGTSSSRDQSQSFSAGNSNYGTSSASLGWGTGSNSTTSGSGFNSGFGSSMESKSSGWGM